From Streptomyces sp. TLI_053, a single genomic window includes:
- a CDS encoding haloalkane dehalogenase, translated as MLTVPVIDSHLAYLDTGADRPAVDAGRPPVVLLHGNPTSSHLWRNVVPHLAGRSRVLAPDLIGMGASGKPAVDYGFDDQARYLDAWFEALGLDRVVLVGHDWGGALALDRAARYPGRVAGVVLLETFLKPPAAEELPPPARARAEAFRTPGVGEQLVLEQNVFIETAFKGGVLNPLGEDEVRPYREPFPTPESRRPMLAWSRMTPIDGEPAEVVARMEAYGRWLADSPEVPKTVSYVVWRASCL; from the coding sequence ATGCTCACCGTCCCTGTGATCGACTCCCATCTGGCCTATCTGGACACCGGCGCCGACCGCCCTGCCGTCGATGCCGGCCGTCCGCCGGTGGTGCTGCTGCACGGCAACCCCACCTCCTCCCACCTGTGGCGCAATGTCGTCCCGCACCTGGCCGGCCGCTCCCGGGTGCTCGCGCCCGACCTGATCGGCATGGGTGCCTCCGGCAAGCCCGCCGTCGACTACGGCTTCGACGACCAGGCCCGTTACCTGGATGCCTGGTTCGAGGCGCTCGGCCTCGACCGGGTCGTCCTGGTGGGCCACGACTGGGGCGGTGCCCTGGCGCTCGACCGGGCGGCCCGGTATCCGGGCCGGGTGGCCGGGGTCGTCCTGCTGGAGACCTTCCTCAAGCCGCCGGCCGCCGAGGAGCTGCCGCCGCCGGCCCGCGCCCGTGCGGAGGCGTTCCGTACGCCCGGCGTCGGCGAGCAACTGGTGCTGGAGCAGAACGTCTTCATCGAGACGGCCTTCAAGGGTGGGGTGCTCAACCCGCTGGGCGAGGACGAGGTCCGGCCCTACCGCGAGCCGTTCCCGACGCCGGAGAGCCGCCGTCCGATGCTGGCCTGGTCCCGGATGACGCCGATCGACGGCGAGCCGGCCGAGGTGGTCGCGCGGATGGAGGCGTACGGCCGCTGGCTGGCCGACAGTCCGGAGGTGCCTAAGACCGTGTCCTATGTGGTGTGGCGGGCCAGTTGCTTGTAG
- a CDS encoding IS5 family transposase (programmed frameshift) produces the protein MGRGTWSWIVPDGLWELASPLIPPERVRPQGGGTANTPDETLFAAIVYVLVSGCSWRALPPCFGVSKSTVHRRFLIWTRAGVWGRLHEVVLQRLDDAGLLDVSRTVLDSAHVRAKKGATFTGPSPVDRGKPGSKMHVLSDAGGLPLVVAVTAGNTHDSKALKPMVEAHLMRQHTWGARYRKPGRLHADKAYDVPHLRKWLRGKRIGVRIARKGIESSERLGRRRWVIERTMSWLTGYRRLNHRYERDPRNYLAFLGLAATLCCYKQLARHTT, from the exons ATGGGGCGGGGTACGTGGAGTTGGATTGTTCCGGACGGGTTGTGGGAGTTGGCGAGTCCGCTGATTCCGCCGGAGCGGGTGCGTCCGCAGGGCGGCGGGACGGCGAACACGCCTGATGAGACGCTGTTCGCGGCCATCGTGTACGTGCTGGTCAGCGGCTGTTCCTGGCGCGCTTTGCCGCCGTGTTTCGGGGTCTCCAAGTCCACCGTTCATCGCCGCTTCCTGATCTGGACGCGGGCCGGGGTGTGGGGCCGGCTGCACGAGGTGGTCCTGCAGCGTCTTGACGACGCCGGCCTGCTGGATGTTTCCCGGACCGTGCTCGACTCGGCCCACGTGAGGGCCAAAAAAGGGGCCACCT TCACAGGTCCGAGCCCCGTGGACCGGGGCAAGCCGGGTTCCAAGATGCACGTCCTGTCGGACGCGGGTGGACTGCCCCTGGTCGTCGCCGTCACCGCCGGCAACACCCACGACAGCAAAGCCCTGAAGCCGATGGTCGAGGCCCACCTGATGAGACAGCACACTTGGGGCGCCCGCTACCGCAAGCCCGGACGGCTCCACGCAGACAAGGCCTACGACGTGCCCCATCTGCGGAAATGGCTGCGCGGCAAACGGATCGGCGTCCGTATCGCCCGCAAGGGCATCGAGTCCAGCGAACGCCTCGGACGCCGCAGGTGGGTCATCGAACGCACCATGTCATGGCTGACCGGCTACCGCCGACTCAACCACCGCTACGAACGCGACCCCCGCAACTACCTGGCCTTCCTCGGCCTCGCCGCCACCCTCTGCTGCTACAAGCAACTGGCCCGCCACACCACATAG
- a CDS encoding lytic polysaccharide monooxygenase, translating to MRKRLAVGAALAAVAVPLAMAVPASSHGFINLPPSRSALCGAGVVKNCGDIQWEPQSVEGPKGFPTRGPADGTICAGADARWAPLDNPRNGAWPTTKVTAGAQQTFTWEIEARHSTTNFRYFLTKPGYDPTQKITRANLDLTPFLTVPYNGRQPAATTTHTGTLPTGRTGHHVVVAVWDVADTSNAFYSCTDVLF from the coding sequence ATGCGCAAACGCCTTGCCGTCGGCGCGGCCCTGGCCGCCGTCGCCGTCCCGCTCGCGATGGCCGTCCCGGCCAGTTCGCACGGATTCATCAACCTGCCGCCGAGCCGCTCCGCCCTGTGCGGCGCGGGTGTCGTCAAGAACTGCGGCGACATCCAGTGGGAGCCGCAGAGCGTCGAGGGCCCGAAGGGCTTCCCGACCCGCGGTCCCGCCGACGGCACCATCTGCGCCGGGGCGGACGCCCGTTGGGCCCCGCTCGACAACCCGCGCAACGGCGCCTGGCCGACCACCAAGGTGACGGCCGGTGCCCAGCAGACCTTCACCTGGGAGATCGAGGCCCGGCACTCGACCACCAACTTCCGGTACTTCCTGACCAAGCCCGGCTACGACCCGACCCAGAAGATCACCCGGGCGAACCTGGACCTCACGCCGTTCCTGACGGTCCCGTACAACGGCCGTCAGCCCGCCGCCACGACCACCCACACCGGGACCCTCCCCACGGGCCGCACCGGTCACCACGTGGTCGTCGCGGTCTGGGACGTCGCGGACACGTCGAACGCCTTCTACTCCTGCACCGACGTGCTCTTCTGA
- a CDS encoding cold shock domain-containing protein — MVRYDSVRGYGFIAPDHGGEDVFLHVNDMLMPESVVHSGLVVEFEMEEGDRGLKASSVRLPKGALARPAGAAGTVPLVPRSAADHDDAECDVLTSAEFVAEVTELLLAQVPSLTGEQVLKVREAMLRCAQGHGWTEG; from the coding sequence GTGGTGCGTTACGACAGTGTGCGGGGTTACGGGTTCATCGCTCCGGACCACGGCGGGGAGGACGTCTTCCTGCACGTCAACGACATGTTGATGCCGGAGTCCGTGGTGCACTCCGGCCTGGTGGTCGAGTTCGAGATGGAGGAGGGCGACCGCGGGCTCAAGGCCTCGTCGGTGCGCCTTCCCAAGGGCGCGCTCGCGCGTCCGGCCGGCGCGGCCGGTACGGTCCCGCTCGTGCCGCGGTCGGCGGCCGACCACGACGACGCGGAGTGCGACGTCCTCACCTCCGCCGAGTTCGTGGCGGAGGTGACCGAACTGCTGCTGGCGCAGGTGCCGTCGCTGACCGGCGAGCAGGTGCTCAAGGTGCGCGAGGCGATGCTGCGGTGCGCCCAGGGCCACGGCTGGACCGAGGGCTGA
- a CDS encoding SDR family oxidoreductase: MNDAFVNDTHTTGTRRTALVVGASRTLGLGIAAEYLRRGWDVIGTVRGDRPTGLHELLDTADGRLTVESLEMTDPASIAALRDRLAGRTLDLLFVNAAITRGDLPIGEVPTEMFTEVMVTNALSPLRVVDVLRPLVAPNGTIGVMSSDQGSITHNTRGGQDLYRASKSALNQLMRCDAARHADDGRTLLLVDPGWVRTGLGGPHAELSVEESVPGVVETVEGHRGAGGLHFVDHLGEVVPW, translated from the coding sequence ATGAACGACGCCTTCGTGAACGACACGCACACGACCGGCACCCGCAGGACCGCCCTCGTCGTCGGTGCCTCCCGGACCCTCGGCCTCGGGATCGCCGCCGAGTACCTCCGCCGGGGCTGGGACGTCATCGGCACCGTACGCGGCGACCGGCCCACCGGCCTGCACGAGCTGTTGGACACCGCCGACGGCCGACTGACCGTCGAGTCGCTGGAGATGACCGATCCGGCCTCGATCGCGGCGCTCCGCGACCGGCTGGCCGGACGCACCCTCGACCTGCTCTTCGTCAACGCCGCCATCACCCGGGGCGACCTGCCGATCGGCGAGGTGCCGACGGAGATGTTCACCGAGGTCATGGTCACCAACGCGCTGAGCCCGCTGCGCGTCGTCGACGTCCTCCGCCCGCTGGTCGCGCCGAACGGCACCATCGGCGTCATGTCCTCCGACCAGGGCAGCATCACGCACAACACCCGGGGCGGGCAGGACCTCTACCGGGCCAGCAAGTCCGCACTCAACCAGCTGATGCGCTGCGACGCCGCCCGGCACGCCGACGACGGCCGGACCCTGCTGCTGGTCGACCCGGGCTGGGTTCGCACCGGACTCGGCGGCCCGCACGCCGAGTTGAGCGTTGAGGAGAGCGTGCCGGGAGTGGTGGAGACCGTCGAGGGCCACCGCGGTGCGGGCGGCCTCCACTTCGTCGACCACCTGGGCGAGGTCGTGCCCTGGTAG
- a CDS encoding LysR family transcriptional regulator, whose amino-acid sequence MDLDLRKLRYFVAVAEHRHFGRAAAALFIAQPVLSRQIRAFEQEVGCPLFTRTTRSVELTAAGQRLYEEAPGITAAVAGTVRRVREAGSPERRLVVGFSAGLHVAEAIRAFTARHPDVVVDVLPLPWVERDAPLRDGRAHVGFLRHPFDDSGLHTVPVGHETKVACLPAGHPLAGRQALVLADLEGEPVITRRTASLEEKFELIASGQGVALVPLSVMRAYARPGLVHLPVDDHPPVATCLAAPEGHGPGPVADFLETAAEVLRAPGS is encoded by the coding sequence ATGGATCTGGACCTGCGCAAGCTGCGCTACTTCGTCGCGGTGGCCGAGCACCGGCACTTCGGCCGGGCGGCGGCCGCACTGTTCATCGCCCAGCCCGTCCTCAGCCGTCAGATCCGGGCGTTCGAACAGGAGGTGGGCTGCCCGCTGTTCACCCGGACCACCCGCAGCGTCGAACTGACCGCCGCCGGGCAGCGGTTGTACGAGGAGGCGCCCGGGATCACCGCCGCGGTGGCGGGCACCGTGCGCCGGGTGCGGGAGGCGGGCAGTCCGGAGCGCCGGCTCGTGGTGGGCTTCTCGGCGGGCCTGCACGTCGCGGAGGCGATCCGGGCCTTCACCGCGCGCCACCCGGACGTCGTGGTCGACGTGCTCCCGCTGCCCTGGGTCGAGCGGGACGCGCCGCTCCGGGACGGCCGGGCGCACGTCGGTTTCCTGCGGCACCCGTTCGACGACTCGGGGCTGCACACCGTCCCGGTCGGCCACGAGACCAAGGTCGCCTGCCTGCCGGCGGGCCACCCGCTGGCCGGGCGGCAGGCGCTGGTGCTGGCGGATCTCGAGGGTGAGCCGGTCATCACCCGGCGGACGGCCTCGTTGGAGGAGAAGTTCGAGCTGATCGCCTCCGGCCAGGGCGTCGCCCTGGTGCCGCTGAGCGTCATGCGCGCGTACGCCCGTCCCGGGCTGGTCCACCTCCCGGTCGACGACCACCCGCCGGTCGCGACCTGTCTGGCGGCGCCGGAGGGCCACGGGCCGGGACCGGTGGCCGACTTCCTGGAGACCGCCGCCGAGGTGCTCCGCGCGCCGGGGTCGTGA
- a CDS encoding nucleotide disphospho-sugar-binding domain-containing protein, with protein sequence MRILFTGPAAPSHLFPMVPTAQALRAAGHDVLFASPSPYDQLRQAGFPIVGIGDGRPLRDSFEATWGGQVSYAQPGMTQDEILEMAAAAFAHASRSTVEDLLAVAERWGADLLVHDSCLASAQLVAARLGIPAALQNFGVISGLELAARLAAHFTDVYEKHGVAAPAPTTPLNVVPASLGGDPGGLRMRYLPYNGGGVVPVELLERGHRPRVAVTLGTVIAGIDGVAAIARLVESAGAVDAEFLLAVGDADLGKLGTLPDNVRPLPWVPLAELLRVCDAVVHHGGSGSTLTGLQAGVPQLLLPQGADNFAVADALTAAGAALSAGSDAVDTALLTRLVTDPALREGAARLRAENEALPTPAALVPEIEALVTAHR encoded by the coding sequence GTGCGCATACTCTTCACCGGCCCGGCGGCGCCGAGCCACCTCTTCCCGATGGTGCCGACCGCCCAGGCCCTGCGGGCCGCCGGGCACGACGTGCTGTTCGCCAGTCCGAGCCCGTACGACCAGCTCCGGCAGGCCGGCTTCCCGATCGTCGGGATCGGCGACGGGCGGCCGCTGCGGGACTCCTTCGAGGCGACCTGGGGCGGGCAGGTCAGCTACGCCCAGCCGGGCATGACCCAGGACGAGATCCTGGAGATGGCGGCGGCCGCCTTCGCCCACGCCTCGCGCTCCACGGTCGAGGACCTGCTCGCGGTCGCCGAGCGCTGGGGCGCCGATCTGCTCGTGCACGACTCCTGCCTGGCCTCCGCCCAGCTGGTCGCGGCCCGGCTCGGCATCCCGGCGGCGCTGCAGAACTTCGGCGTCATCTCCGGCCTCGAGCTGGCCGCCCGGCTGGCCGCCCACTTCACCGATGTCTACGAGAAGCACGGTGTGGCCGCCCCCGCGCCGACCACACCGCTGAACGTCGTCCCGGCCTCGCTCGGCGGCGACCCGGGCGGACTGCGGATGCGCTACCTCCCGTACAACGGTGGGGGCGTGGTCCCGGTCGAGCTGCTCGAGCGGGGCCACCGGCCGAGGGTCGCGGTCACCCTGGGCACCGTGATCGCCGGGATCGACGGCGTGGCGGCGATCGCCCGGCTGGTCGAGTCCGCCGGGGCGGTGGACGCGGAGTTCCTGCTCGCCGTCGGCGACGCCGACCTCGGCAAGCTGGGGACCCTGCCGGACAACGTCCGCCCGCTGCCCTGGGTGCCGCTCGCGGAGCTGCTGCGGGTCTGCGACGCGGTGGTGCACCACGGGGGGTCCGGCAGCACGCTCACCGGGCTCCAGGCGGGTGTGCCCCAGCTGCTGCTGCCCCAGGGTGCCGACAACTTCGCGGTGGCCGATGCCCTGACCGCCGCCGGGGCCGCGCTGAGCGCCGGCTCCGACGCGGTCGACACCGCCCTGCTCACCCGGCTCGTCACCGACCCGGCGCTGCGCGAGGGCGCCGCGCGGCTCCGGGCCGAGAACGAGGCGCTGCCGACCCCGGCGGCCCTCGTCCCGGAGATCGAGGCCCTGGTCACCGCCCACCGGTGA
- a CDS encoding FAD binding domain-containing protein, translating to MDLNTVVELRDARERGTWRPGDAWLGGGTYLFSEPQPHIRRLFDLNRMGWEPLRPTPDGGLEIAATCTIAQLSRHPKPAGWTAAPLFEQCCRAFLASWKIWNVATVGGNLCNGLPAGPMISLTAALDGVCRLLDRSGATRVLPVGDFVLGAGVKDLRPGELLRSITLPGRALTRRTAFRQASLYGLGRSGALVIGTLDPVDGEFALHITAATVRPVRLGFAVPPNAEAVREAVEHAVAPDEYFDDIHGLPAWRRHMTLRFAEEVRRELVELVEGVGPVGPVEAVGAVEPREPAGPDRAPGATEEAGR from the coding sequence ATGGACCTGAACACCGTGGTGGAACTGCGGGATGCCCGCGAACGCGGGACGTGGCGGCCGGGGGACGCCTGGCTGGGCGGCGGGACGTACCTGTTCTCGGAGCCCCAGCCGCACATCCGGCGCCTGTTCGACCTCAACCGGATGGGCTGGGAGCCGCTGCGGCCCACCCCGGACGGCGGGCTGGAGATCGCCGCGACCTGTACGATCGCGCAGCTCTCCCGCCACCCGAAGCCGGCCGGCTGGACGGCGGCACCGCTGTTCGAGCAGTGCTGCCGGGCCTTCCTCGCCTCCTGGAAGATCTGGAACGTGGCCACCGTCGGGGGCAACCTCTGCAACGGCCTGCCCGCCGGGCCGATGATCTCCCTCACCGCCGCCCTCGACGGCGTCTGCCGCCTCCTCGACCGTAGCGGCGCGACGCGCGTCCTGCCGGTCGGGGACTTCGTGCTCGGCGCCGGGGTCAAGGACCTGCGGCCGGGCGAACTGCTGCGCTCGATCACCCTGCCCGGCCGGGCGCTGACCCGCCGGACGGCGTTCCGGCAGGCCTCCCTCTACGGGCTCGGCCGCTCCGGCGCCCTGGTGATCGGCACCCTGGACCCGGTGGACGGGGAGTTCGCGCTGCACATCACCGCGGCCACGGTCCGGCCGGTCCGGCTGGGCTTCGCCGTGCCGCCGAACGCCGAGGCGGTGCGCGAGGCGGTGGAGCACGCCGTCGCGCCGGACGAGTACTTCGACGACATCCACGGCCTGCCGGCCTGGCGGCGGCACATGACCCTGCGGTTCGCCGAGGAGGTCCGGCGCGAGCTGGTCGAGCTGGTCGAGGGGGTCGGACCCGTCGGACCCGTCGAAGCCGTCGGAGCCGTCGAGCCGCGAGAACCGGCCGGGCCGGACCGGGCCCCCGGCGCCACCGAGGAGGCCGGCCGATGA
- a CDS encoding molybdopterin-dependent oxidoreductase, whose protein sequence is MSFTVRVNGEDSDTEPRPGQCLRTYLRERGWFGVKKGCDAGDCGACTVHVDGEPVHSCLYPARRAEGRAVTTVEGLATEDGLHPVQQRFLDAQGFQCGFCTAGFLMTAAKLDQDQLTDLPRALKGNLCRCTGYRAIEDALRGVKHTEEPAPGEAVGRSPGAPAGPQVVTGTARYTFDLEVEGLLHMKLLRSPHPHARIVSVDTSAALRVPGVRAVFTHHDAPERLYSSARHEHPTEDPDDTRLLDDVVRFAGQRVAAVVADSEAAAEEGCRRVAVEYEVLPYVLDPELAMLPGAPVLHPKGPESRIARPENNVCGEVHGELGSVEQGFAEAAVVYEETFRTQRVQHASLETHGCLVYFEEHEETGEERIVVRSSTQVPFLTRRALCALYDLPPERVRVVAGRVGGGFGGKQEMLTEDIAVLAALRLRRPVKLEFTRAEQFLGATTRHPFTVTVKAGARADGTLTALAFRVVANTGAYGNHGPAVMFHSVGESMGVYRAPHKKVEAYSVYTNGVPAGAFRGYGLGQVTFAVESAMDELARRLGMDPLEFRERNIIGPGEHMVGPAGEEEDLHIASYGLDQCLRVVRDALADDRSAELAPEGWLVGQGFAMSAIATGPPGGHFADAAVTLLEDGGYDIAVGTAEFGNGTTTVHKQITAGALGTTVDRITVRQSDTDVVRHDTGAFGSAGTVVAGKAVMKAANALAERILSFTAEYARTPRSRIALGAEAVECEGRPVPLKEVFAAAAAQGVTLTGEGHWGGSPRSVAFNSQWFRLAVDPDSGEIRILRSVHGADAGRVMNPLQCRGQVEGGVAQALGATLFERVLVDERGEVTTAAFRRYRLPAFADVPRTEVHFSETSDAIGPLGAKSMSESPFNPVAPAFANALRDATGIRFTGTPFLRDRVWQAIDEHRRAGGVAGGGVSPAGGSSAG, encoded by the coding sequence ATGAGCTTCACCGTCCGAGTCAACGGCGAGGACTCCGACACCGAGCCGCGCCCCGGCCAGTGCCTGCGCACCTACCTGCGCGAACGCGGCTGGTTCGGCGTCAAGAAGGGCTGCGACGCCGGAGACTGCGGCGCCTGCACGGTGCACGTCGACGGGGAGCCGGTTCACAGCTGCCTCTACCCGGCGCGGCGCGCCGAGGGCCGCGCGGTGACCACCGTCGAGGGCCTCGCCACCGAGGACGGCCTGCACCCGGTGCAGCAGCGCTTCCTCGACGCCCAGGGCTTCCAGTGCGGCTTCTGCACGGCCGGTTTCCTGATGACCGCCGCCAAGCTCGACCAGGACCAACTCACCGACCTGCCCAGGGCACTGAAGGGGAACCTCTGCCGCTGCACCGGCTACCGGGCGATCGAGGACGCGCTCCGCGGGGTGAAGCACACCGAGGAACCGGCCCCCGGGGAGGCGGTCGGCCGCAGTCCGGGCGCCCCCGCCGGACCGCAGGTGGTCACCGGAACGGCGCGCTACACCTTCGACCTGGAGGTCGAGGGCCTGCTGCACATGAAGCTGCTCCGCTCCCCGCACCCGCACGCCCGGATCGTGTCCGTCGACACCTCGGCGGCGCTGCGCGTCCCGGGGGTGCGGGCGGTGTTCACCCACCACGACGCGCCGGAGCGCCTCTACTCCTCCGCCCGGCACGAGCACCCGACCGAGGACCCGGACGACACCCGGCTGCTGGACGACGTGGTCCGCTTCGCCGGCCAGCGGGTGGCGGCGGTGGTCGCCGACAGCGAGGCCGCCGCCGAGGAGGGCTGCCGCCGGGTCGCGGTGGAGTACGAGGTGCTGCCGTACGTCCTGGACCCCGAACTCGCCATGCTGCCCGGCGCCCCGGTGCTGCACCCCAAGGGCCCCGAGTCGCGGATCGCCCGCCCGGAGAACAACGTCTGCGGCGAGGTGCACGGCGAGCTCGGCAGCGTCGAGCAGGGCTTCGCCGAGGCGGCGGTCGTGTACGAGGAGACCTTCCGCACCCAGCGGGTCCAGCACGCCAGCCTGGAGACGCACGGCTGCCTGGTGTACTTCGAGGAGCACGAGGAGACCGGCGAGGAGCGGATCGTGGTGCGCTCCTCCACCCAGGTGCCCTTCCTCACCCGGCGCGCCCTGTGCGCGCTGTACGACCTGCCGCCGGAGCGGGTCCGGGTGGTGGCGGGCCGGGTCGGCGGCGGGTTCGGCGGCAAGCAGGAGATGCTCACCGAGGACATCGCCGTCCTGGCCGCGCTGCGGCTGCGCCGGCCGGTGAAGCTGGAGTTCACCCGGGCCGAGCAGTTCCTCGGCGCCACCACCCGCCACCCGTTCACCGTCACGGTGAAGGCGGGCGCGAGGGCGGACGGCACCCTGACCGCCCTGGCGTTCCGGGTGGTCGCCAACACCGGGGCGTACGGCAACCACGGGCCGGCGGTGATGTTCCACAGCGTCGGCGAGTCGATGGGCGTCTACCGGGCGCCGCACAAGAAGGTCGAGGCCTACTCGGTCTACACCAACGGCGTGCCCGCCGGGGCGTTCCGGGGCTACGGCCTGGGCCAGGTGACCTTCGCGGTGGAGTCGGCGATGGACGAACTGGCCCGCCGGCTGGGCATGGACCCGCTGGAGTTCCGGGAGCGGAACATCATCGGCCCGGGCGAGCACATGGTCGGCCCGGCGGGCGAGGAGGAGGACCTCCACATCGCCTCCTACGGCCTGGACCAGTGCCTGCGGGTGGTGCGGGACGCCCTCGCCGACGACCGCAGCGCCGAACTCGCCCCCGAGGGCTGGCTGGTGGGCCAGGGCTTCGCGATGTCGGCGATCGCGACCGGCCCGCCCGGCGGCCACTTCGCGGACGCCGCCGTGACGCTGCTGGAGGACGGCGGTTACGACATCGCGGTCGGCACGGCCGAGTTCGGCAACGGCACCACCACCGTGCACAAGCAGATCACCGCCGGGGCGCTCGGGACGACGGTCGACCGGATCACGGTCCGGCAGTCCGACACCGACGTGGTCCGCCACGACACCGGGGCGTTCGGCTCGGCCGGTACCGTGGTCGCGGGCAAGGCCGTGATGAAGGCGGCCAACGCGCTCGCCGAACGCATCCTCAGCTTCACCGCCGAGTACGCCCGCACCCCGCGCAGCCGGATCGCGCTCGGCGCCGAGGCGGTGGAGTGCGAGGGGCGCCCGGTGCCGCTCAAGGAGGTGTTCGCCGCGGCCGCGGCGCAGGGCGTGACGCTGACCGGCGAGGGGCACTGGGGCGGTTCGCCGCGCTCGGTGGCGTTCAACTCGCAGTGGTTCCGGCTCGCCGTCGATCCCGACAGCGGGGAGATCCGGATCCTGCGCAGCGTCCACGGGGCCGACGCCGGCCGGGTGATGAACCCGCTGCAGTGCCGGGGCCAGGTCGAGGGCGGCGTGGCGCAGGCCCTCGGCGCCACCCTGTTCGAACGGGTCCTGGTCGACGAGCGGGGCGAGGTGACGACGGCCGCGTTCCGCCGCTACCGGCTGCCGGCCTTCGCGGACGTCCCGCGGACCGAGGTGCACTTCTCCGAGACCTCGGACGCGATCGGCCCGCTGGGTGCCAAGTCGATGAGCGAGAGCCCGTTCAACCCGGTGGCGCCGGCCTTCGCCAACGCGCTGCGCGACGCCACCGGCATCCGGTTCACCGGCACGCCGTTCCTGCGCGACCGGGTGTGGCAGGCGATCGACGAGCACCGCCGCGCCGGGGGAGTCGCCGGCGGGGGAGTCTCTCCGGCGGGCGGGTCGTCGGCGGGGTAG
- a CDS encoding helix-turn-helix domain-containing protein, translating to MIVGDLLALDELHIEVAWATPDLLGREVTGVTSTDLQDPARYLRPGEVVLTGLVWWRPEDTRPAPRLATALRFANALRSAEAAALLAGEGTHGTVPPELAEACRRHGVPLLSVPSGTSFRAVTDRIYLRLWGDLQAGAEGRAGLPAGVRRTLTSMLGADAPLDGLLRRAVADLGVPDCSLVTGAGRLLASSADVRPAPPHAAVARPAPSRAPVAVPAPAPAPIPVGPPGTTPFDGWLLQPHTAPGPAAATMLHGLAELLAPLAERARATATAQRQAGTRLLELLAAGADPEADHALSLAGLPPRLPLTPVAARFGPAAGTAPGTPAGFVPGTAAAPGPADPSGAWAAAALAEALHPTAAPFVAAPDGRGGAVALVALPEDAVAAALDLALPRLGAEPQPAGARTGPGRPAAGVGPTVPPTAADLRPALVQARYALDARPPGAVGRWAGTASLADLLRGIPPEVTAAFHQRLLAPLVDHDRQNTVSLVDTLDAFLRHNASWSRTAEALHVHVNTVHYRVKRIEELTGRSLLRLDDRLDLRTALLCAPAALLRAPTVAEEPRAAKGRTRKAG from the coding sequence ATGATCGTCGGGGACCTCCTGGCGCTGGACGAACTGCACATCGAGGTGGCCTGGGCGACCCCCGACCTGCTCGGCCGCGAGGTCACCGGGGTCACCTCCACCGACCTCCAGGACCCCGCCCGCTACCTCCGGCCCGGCGAGGTCGTGCTCACCGGCCTGGTCTGGTGGCGGCCCGAGGACACCCGCCCCGCCCCGCGGCTCGCCACCGCCCTGCGCTTCGCCAACGCCCTGCGCAGCGCCGAGGCGGCGGCGCTGCTGGCCGGCGAGGGCACCCACGGCACCGTCCCCCCGGAACTGGCCGAGGCCTGCCGCCGCCACGGCGTACCGCTGCTGTCCGTACCCAGCGGCACCAGCTTCCGGGCCGTCACCGACCGCATCTACCTGCGGCTGTGGGGCGACCTCCAGGCCGGCGCCGAAGGCCGGGCCGGGCTGCCGGCCGGCGTCCGGCGCACCCTGACCTCGATGCTGGGCGCGGACGCGCCGCTGGACGGACTGCTGCGCCGGGCCGTCGCCGACCTGGGCGTGCCCGACTGCTCCCTGGTCACCGGCGCCGGCCGGCTGCTGGCCTCCTCAGCGGACGTCCGCCCGGCCCCTCCGCACGCCGCGGTCGCCCGCCCGGCACCGTCGCGTGCCCCGGTCGCCGTCCCGGCCCCTGCACCCGCCCCGATCCCGGTCGGCCCGCCCGGCACGACGCCCTTCGACGGCTGGCTGCTGCAGCCGCACACCGCTCCGGGGCCCGCCGCCGCCACGATGCTGCACGGACTGGCCGAGCTGCTCGCACCGCTCGCCGAACGCGCCCGCGCCACCGCCACCGCCCAACGGCAGGCCGGTACCCGGCTGCTGGAACTCCTCGCCGCCGGCGCCGACCCGGAGGCCGACCACGCGCTGTCCCTCGCCGGACTGCCGCCGCGGCTGCCGCTCACCCCCGTCGCCGCCCGCTTCGGCCCCGCCGCCGGTACCGCCCCTGGAACCCCCGCCGGTTTCGTCCCCGGCACCGCAGCCGCGCCCGGTCCCGCCGACCCGTCCGGGGCCTGGGCCGCCGCCGCGCTCGCCGAGGCCCTGCACCCGACGGCCGCCCCGTTCGTCGCCGCCCCGGACGGCCGCGGCGGCGCCGTGGCACTGGTCGCCCTCCCCGAGGACGCCGTCGCCGCCGCCCTGGACCTCGCCCTGCCCCGGCTCGGCGCGGAGCCGCAGCCGGCCGGTGCCCGGACCGGACCGGGACGACCCGCCGCCGGCGTCGGCCCCACCGTCCCGCCCACCGCCGCCGACCTGCGCCCCGCCCTGGTGCAGGCCCGCTACGCGCTGGACGCCCGCCCGCCCGGCGCGGTCGGCCGCTGGGCGGGCACGGCCTCCCTCGCCGACCTGCTGCGCGGCATCCCGCCCGAGGTCACCGCCGCCTTCCACCAGCGGCTCCTGGCCCCGCTGGTCGACCACGACCGGCAGAACACGGTCTCCCTGGTCGACACCCTCGACGCCTTCCTGCGCCACAACGCCTCCTGGTCCCGCACCGCCGAGGCCCTGCACGTCCACGTGAACACCGTGCACTACCGGGTCAAGCGGATCGAGGAACTGACCGGCCGGAGCCTGCTGCGGCTCGACGACCGGCTCGACCTCCGCACCGCCCTGCTCTGCGCCCCCGCCGCCCTGCTCCGTGCCCCCACCGTGGCGGAGGAGCCCCGGGCCGCCAAGGGACGTACCCGGAAAGCAGGCTGA